A stretch of DNA from Chionomys nivalis chromosome 14, mChiNiv1.1, whole genome shotgun sequence:
CAGGGCCCCCAAATACCATCAaccttcaaaaaacaaacaaaacaaaactgaactgtTCTGTACTCAGAAGAAAATCTCACTGTAAGTAGCGTGCAGATAAACAAGGAAACGGTGCAGAGACCATGTTCCTGAGTTAAATTTACACATTAGAACCAAACCGTGGTAGACTATAGAGAGGCTGtgaaattgaaataaaatctATGAGTCGTCGAATTAAATCACAATTATTTACATTGATAGCCACAGATCATGATGATAGACAAACAGTACTGGAGTTAACGCACTTGGACAATGCAAGCGAAGAGAATCGATCTAGCcttacaaaatcaaaagaaaacatgcaaGCACTGAAAATCGACTTTGATAAAGCCTTCTGAAAAAATGTTAATCTGATGATGGTAAGGTACACAAACCAGCAGacaaatgttctatatatgtataGAGTACTTATTTTCACCCAAGCCTAATTTTCATAACCAGCTCAACAAAAGTCCCTTTAAAACTTGTGCCAAAACAGCAACATTTGGGAGGTAAAGAAATTTATCTCACCTGAATATCAGTCGGGTCACATTTGCCTAAAATGGTAGCTGAGTCTTCAGCTATCAAGAGAGGTTCGCTTTTCCCACAGCTCTCCTGGCTGATGAGCGTGTCTGCATAGTTGGGCTGCGGAAAGATCAGGTGACTCTTCCTCGAGTCTGCAGTGAGCGAAACCTCGTGGGAATAGGTCTGGAGAAAAGCTCGCACCCCGTCCACGCCCACAAAATGCGAAGGAGGCATGCCAGCCAATCCGCTGGTAGCCTGGAGCAGATGAGAGGAGTGCCAGCGCCGAAGCCTGAGAGCCAGTAGTACCATGACAAAGATGAGGAAGATGCAAGAGACTGCAGTGATCGCTACCACTAGGTAGAGGGTGAGGCCTGACTCGTCAGGATTGGCGGGAGTCTCCAGACTAACCAAATTCTCCAGAACCTCTGGGATGCTGTCAGCCACGGCCACAGTAAGTCTGACAGTGGCGGAGAGGGGAGGCTGGCCGTGATCCTGTACAGTTACCACAAGGCTCTGCTTGAGAGCGTCTTTGTCCATTAAGATGCGGGCAGTGCGAACCTCGCCTGTGTGCAGCCCCACGGAGAAGAGCCCTGGCTCGCTGGCTTTGAGCAGGCGATAGGACAGCCAGGCGTTCTGCCCCGAGTCTCTGTCCACTGCCACCACCTTGGTCACTAAATAACCCGGCTCTGCAGAGCGGGGCGCCAATTCAACCCCAGTGGAGCCATCAGTAGGGAGAGAGGGGTACAGGATCTCTGGAGTATTGTCGTTCTGGTCCAGCACGTACAGGGTCAGCGAAATATTGCTGCTTAATGGTGGGTCCCCACTGTCACTAGCAGTCACTCCCAGTTGTAGGGTTTGGAACTGCTCATAGTCGAAGGATTGCAGGGCATACAGCACACCGGTGTCTGCGTTGATAGAAACATAAGAGGATAGAGGTGATCCCTGGATTGTGTCCTCAGCCAGAGAGTAAGTGACCTGGGCATTTTCTCTGCTGTCCCTATCAACTGCGGTCACTGAGAAGATGGAAGAGCCTCTGGGGTTGTTTTCAGGAATGTAGGCAGAGTAAGAGGGGTGAGTGAAAACTGGAGGGTTGTCGTTGGCATCTGCCACTTTCAGCAGAAGGTGAGTTTCTGTAGACAAGGGTGGACTTCCCTGATCTTTGGCGATTAACGTAATATTGTAGCTCTCCACCTGCTCTCGATCCAGTTCACTATTTGTTATCAATTTATAGTAATTTCCGTAAGTCTTTTCTAACTTAAAAGGAAGACCACTAGAAATGAAGCAAGTGACCTGACCGTTTTCTCCAGAATCTTGATCTTGAACGTTTAAAAGAGCAATCACTGTACCTGAAGGAGAATTTTCCATCACGGAGTTAATGGACGAGGTGACAGTTATCTCTGGAGTGTTATCATTCACATCCACAACTGTGATCAGCAACTTGGCAGTGCTCAAGAGGCCTCCACCatcttggccttgaacttccatcTCGTAGAATCTGTACTTTTCAAAATCCAGAGGCTTTCCGACTAGAACTTCTCCAGTTTGAGGATTCAACTGAAAGATTTCAGAAGCTTTGCTTTTCACTTTCCGGAACGAGTACCTCACTTCCCCATTGATACCCTCGTCTGGGTCTGTGGCGTTTACCACGAGCACCCGAGTTCCAGAGCTGAGGCTTTCGGGAACACTCACTCTGTACACAGACTGTGTGAACTTTGGGGTGTGGTCATTTACGTCGAGGACAACCACACGAACGGGAACCGTGCCCTTGCGGATGGGATCTCCCCCATCTAAGGCTGTGAGGAGAAGATGGTGAGATGCCTCTTTCTCCCGATCCAGGCCTTCCTCCAGCACGAGCTCTGGGTTCTTGTCCCCATCGGTTCCGCCTCTCACCTGCAAGGAAAAGTAGCTACTAGGGCTGAGCTGGTAGCGCTGGAGGGAGTTCATCCCCGCATCTGGATCCCTAGCGTTAGGAAGAGGAAATCGCGATCCAGGACTAGCCTGCTCGCTGACTTTGatctccacctcctcttcccggAAGCTAGGGGCGTTATCGTTAATGTCCGTTATTTCCACCTCCACTCCGTAAATTTTCAGGGTGTCCTCCACGAGAATCTCCAAATTTAGCAAGCAGGAGGGCAATGTATCACACAACTCTTCACGGTCGATCCTACCTGCGGTGACCAAGCTGCCACCTCGCGGATTCAGAGCGAAAAACTGCGTTTTGCCTCTGGAGACGATGCGGACTCCGCGTTCCGCAACCTCCCAGGGCTCCAGCCCCAGGTCTTTGGAGATGTTGCCCACGAAGAAGCCTTTATCTGTCTCTTCTGGCACCGAGTAGCGCATCTGCCCTGCCCCAAACGTCAACAAGGTCCCCAGGAAAATGCACAGCGGGACCAGCGCGCTGCGGTCCGGTCTCTGAGGCTGATTCGCCATGGCCGGGTGTGAGCTCTCTTCCGTGGGGTCTTGtgcaggtttatttatttttttctgaatcacCTTTTGTGTCTACGAGGTTCCAGGATGTCTGCATCCAAAATATATCCCGAAGCGAACGAAGGTGTTCTTATTTCCAGAATTAAGACGCGTGAGTATCCATCCCTTTCAGCTTTGTGTGGTGGAGGTTCGGGAGGACTCAATAGCTTTGTCCTCCCATTCCTTGATTGGTCAATAGCGGCGCCTAGAGTCCAATCTTATCATTACAACCCTAAGAAAAACCTGGTGTCTGTGACAGAGGAAATTGTCACACTCACCTTTTCCGTGGATCATACACATTTGTGAAGTTGAAAATCGCAAACAATAGTGATGTGATGTAAAATCTGTCAAGCGCCCTTATGAAAAGGGTAAGTATTAAATGAACTTGTTTAATTAAAAACGTTTCGGAACACTACTGGAACTGGAAATGCGCAGACTAGTTGTGATTCCATTCCGACTGGCTTTGCTGATGGAAGAGACACGACATCTGTGGATGTGAAAACAGCATGGCCCACAAAATCTGCAGGTAGGACGGCATGGCTATTATggctattattaatattttatgcaagtttttattttaatgtttgaatTCTGTGGGTATGCACGTGTCTTTGTGAGTATGCGCATATGTGAATGTGGGTTCATGTGAGGTGGAAGAaggtggaactggagttacaggcagtagtgAGCCGCCAGTTGTGGGTGCTCGGCCAAAGAGCAGCGGTGCTTTCAACCACTAAGCCAATTTCTCCAGTCCCCACCAGAGTTGTTTTTAAAgtgaattcttttgttttttaacaagcAAAGTAAAGACGAAATGTTTCGTTTAAACTTTGAATAGCATTATGGTTATCatttaaaaggtaaaaaaataTAACTGTATTTCATATCTATAACTGCAaggcatttttaatgaaaaactcACGTGAGATTTTCATATACTTGCATGtattagaggcaggaggagagggaggagagaattaGTAATCAAAGCCAGGACTAGGGCATACTACACAAgcaaccctaaaaaaaaaaagaattaaatatgcTTGGATAGGAGTGTATTTAAGCACAGCAAACCTTTTGTTGTGTGTGCTGGATGGAACCAGTCATATTCCACACGAGGCACGTGAGCTTTGTCACCGAGTCACGCTTCCACATCCCTTCCAAACACAGTGATACCCACGAGTTTGGTCTAGATTTCCCTTAGGTGCTTTAAGCTCCAAAAATAGAGCCGGCCAGTTGGGTCATGCGTTTattctcagcactcgggaagcagaggcaggcagatctctgtgagttccagctcAGTTTcgtctacacagagaattcctggacaactaggactacatagagagattctgtctcaaaactaaacaaaaacaaaagcaaacacaaacgAAATCCTTAAAATAGCACTACTGTATTGGAGTGCATTGGCGTATCGGCGTATAAAAAGTATAAGATTAAATACCTGGTTAAAGGTCTTCTCGTCTGCTTCAACACTAGGAGTTAAAATGCTAGCCAACAGTGCTGAGGAGCTATCTTTGTTGAGAATATCTTGTGCGGCTGGATAATCACCAACAGATGTGAGAAAATTAAAGTCTGGCTTAGCTTGATCTCCTGGCATGCACAAATTATAGGCATAGGGCAAAGTTCCTTCACTGTAGTTGGGTGGAAGCACAGGTGGAGACTTGGAGCCAAGAACTGACCCCAAGCAGCCAGTGGTTGACGGGCTGGAAGACTGTCGTAAGCGCAAAGCAATGGCCAAAATTATCGCGAGGAGGAAAAGCACTGAGATCAAGGCCAAGGCCACCACCAGGTAAAACTGAAGCTCACTCTGAGAGTCAGAAGGGGAGGGATGATCGACGAGGTCCGGCAATGCTTCTTGTAGACTGTCTGCGAAAACTAGAAGCAATGTAGCAGTGGCAGAGAGCGGTGGCTGTCCACCGTCCCGCACTGCGACCAGAAGGCGCTGCCGAGCTGCGTCCTTGTCGCCCAAGGCACGCGCTGTGCGTACCTCGCCAGTGCGCAGGCCCAGGCTGAATAGCCCAGGGTCGCTGGCCTGCAGCACGTGATACGACAGCCAGGCATTGTGTCCAGAGTCTGCGTCCACTGCCACCACTTTGGTGACCAGATATCCGGGCTCGGCAGCGCGAGGCACCATGTCGAAGAGTGCGGAACCATCGGGCTCCAGCGCAGGGTACAGCACGCGCGGCGCGTTGTCGTTGCAGTCGCCCACCAGCACGCGCATGCTCACGTTGGCGCTGAGCGCGGGCAAGCCCTGGTCGCGCGCCTGTAGTGTCAACTGGAAGGAGCGCATCTGCTCGTGGTCAAAGGCGCGCTGCGCGAACACCACTCCGCTCTCTTGGTTCACGGATACGAATGATGACAAGGCCTTTGGGTCTAGATCGCTGGCGATGATGGAGTAGGAGACGAGGCCATTTGGTCCCAGATCTGGATCCCATGCTTTGACCTGGGTTATGGAGGTACCGGGCTGGTTGTTTTCTGGTACGTTTACCAGATAGGCGGGCTTTTGGAAAACAGGTGCGTTGTCGTTGACGTCAGCGACGTGCAGAGTGATGGTTGTGCTGGAGGAAAGGGGCGGCTTGCCCCTATCTGTGGCTGTGATAGTGATGTTGTACCCCGGGGTCTGTTCCCGGTCTAGGATGCTATCTGTTACTAACTTGTAGTAATTATTGGAAGAAGAATGAATCTTAAAAGGACTGTTTCCACTTAAATTGCACGTGACTTCTGCATTTTCCCCGGAATCTCGATCCCGTACTTTGAAGAGGGCCACAACCGTTCCAGAAGGGGAATCCTCCAAAATCTGATCAGAGAGGGAAGCgatgattatttctgggctgttGTCGTTCTCATCTAGAACTTCTATAATTACTTTGCACTGTGAAGAAAGAGATCCTCGATCCTTTACCTCCACATCAATCGTATATGTTTCTACTTCTTCAAAATCCAATGGCTGGCGAGTTACAATATCTCCGGTTATGGGATCCAGAGAGAACTCATGCTGCTGGGCTTTGTTAGCCACTCCCAGGAAGGAGTACATGAACTCTGCATTGCTGCCCTCGTCCTGATCGATGGCCCTTAGCCTTAGGATGGCCGTCCCTGGAGGCACATCTTCCCGAAGGCGGACCCTGTACACATCTTGGCTGAACACTGGGGGGTTATCGTTGGCATCCACCACTCGGATTCGGAGCTGAGTGGTGCCACTTCGGGGTGGGTCCCCACCGTCTACAGCTGTCAGCACCAGATGGTGGGTGCTCTCTGTTTCTCGGTCCAGCGTCTTTTGCAATTCTAATTCTGGGTATTTGCTACCATCCGGGTTGTCTTTCACCAACAATGAGAAATACTCGTTAGGACTTAGCTGATAATTGCTCAGTGAATTTACACCAATATCAGGATCTTTTGCAGACTCTAGAATTGTTCTCATCCCTGGGCTGACGGATTCAATTATTTctaggtttatttcatcttttgagaattgaGGAGCGTGATCATTAACGTCCTCAACCTCCACAACGACATGAAAAATATTCAAGGGGTTTTCCAGCACGGCTTCCAACTGCAACTCACAACTTCTTCCCCCTTTGCATATCTGCTCTCGGTCTATGCGGTCCTTCACCAGTAAGTCTCCGCTCTCCGCGTCCACACTGAAGTGCAGCTTCTCAGCGCTAACCCGCAGCTTCCGAGCCAACACTTCTAGGACACTGAGCCCCAGATCCTTGGCCAGGTTCCCTACCACAGAGCCGCGGTCCAGCTCCTCCGGGATGGAGTAGCGGACCGGCTTGGCCAGCGCGGGACAGAACAAAGGCAGCAGCAGTGTAAACAGTACCTGCGGGCGGCTGGGGCGCCGCCTGTGCGCGCAGCTCCCTCCCATTGTAGGCTCGGGTTCTCTCTGGGTCTTCTGTTCTTCACAGTAGGATAGAGTGCAGTCTTCCGAGGTGGAGGTGCGTTCGGTCCTGGATAGCGGGACCCCAATTTGGGACTGGGAATCGGTGTCTTAGTCTCTGTGAATGAGAGTTCCCTTTGGAATGTATTCGTTTCTGCGCAGGAAATTCCAGCCTAGAGACTGAGGGATCCGGGTCTTTGGAGCTTGCGCTGCACTGGCCGACAGCGGCGCCCAGAGGCTTTGAGTGGAATTGCAGTCTGGCGTTTCATATTTTGaggaatcttttattttatataaaagcaaattgatagccaaatattttatttctcatttattttgttttatcttgaaaatttttaatattaaatattatgctTAATTTGTAAAAAGATCCTCATTTTGGGTAGACTGAAGGACTATTTCCTTCAAATAAAAAGTCatgaaagaaagtaaaaggaaGGTACACAGACCCTAACCCATGGCCCACATTTCCCAAATCATTCACCCGTAAGAGATGACTATCACTCTTTTTGAAGGTAATTATCTTTTGTCATCAACTCAACCTTTGTCAGCTAAAAAGTAAAAACCACTTCACCCAAATTTAGAATGCAACCCTGACTGTATTCAGTCATCCTGGATGTTCAACATTGCTCTTAAGATTTTTAATAGAATATTTATGTCAAAAGAGTTCTGTTGAAGCTTGCTTTTTTTCAAATAATGGAACTGAAATGTACACAGAATAATAATTATTACTCTTGTGGGACAAAGATGTAGAATAACAATTTCAATGACTAAATAGCGTTATAACTCCAGGTGTGTACTTACCTTCCAGGGATCTACAATTAAACAAGTGTTGACACAAAAATATTATGGTCTCAGATGTATTTTGAGACTAGGTAGAACACTGCTTTTTCTAGTAACTTCTGCAGAGTAATAATAAATCCAAAGATTGAACCAAATATATCAGTATTTTCTTGCACTAAATGTGCTCACCAATATCTCCACTAGTCATTCATCTAGAAGGATTTTCATATAATCTTTGCTTAAATTCTGATCTCCTGAAGGAATGCCAGTTCTTCCTTTgctcttagctcttattttattttaaagttttgaccCAGGATTTTTGGGTTTCCTCTGAGTTTTCTTCTACATTAAAGATGAAATACCCTTATCATACATGCTTAGCTTCTGTTCTTGGGAACACACACATTATCCTTCCCAactctgtatttatattttagctTTACTTAGTGGCATGtttaattttgaaggaaaaaagacaaagagaacaaAAAATCTCCTCAATCTAACCATATAAATTCCTGGAATTGTTGGGCAAGGAAAGTCATATTAAAAGACTGTATCTCTCATGTAGTAAGATGTTACATAATTataggaaaaaggaaagacagtGGGCTAATGGGTATGATTGTGGTTATAAAGATCCTAAGCATGTAGTTATGAATTGTTGGTCGACTatcaattaaaaacttaaaatctctAAGGCGTATATTCGTGTATTGTTTGAAAAATATAATTGCAAAGACATACTGACTGTCCTTAATGTCCGCAATGAACAGCGATAAACTTGGCTTGTGTATCTGGTGGGGTGAAGACATTTGTTTCTGACATTTACCTACTTTTGACAAACTTGCCTTCAGCACGTGGCCCCTGAGGAGGGCACACAAATCAACAGACACTTCCAGATGAAGACGGTTCCCTTTTAGGAACTGTCAATGTTGTACAACACAATACACAAGGTTCTGCAAGGCTACTCATGACAACCTTATGCAATCTCAGTGATTTTCATGACAGTTTCCAAAATAGTCTTAGCCACCATATTCTACTCTTTAACGTTTCAGCGAGAGGCATGTGTCGCCGGAACCAGAACGGGAACCGAGGGAAGTGGTTTTAAAGTAGAGATCTACTATTACTACCACCTGGTTTCGAGCCTCAATGTAAATCTGACCATAGCTGTTTAAAGAAAAGGTAAAATCAGCACTCACTGGCACCAGAGGGGCATCTTCTACAGGGCACTTCGAATCATCTAACAGAGACAAAGGATCTTTTTTCTCGCAACTCTCCTGGCTGATGAGCGTGTCTGCGTAGTTGGGCTGTG
This window harbors:
- the LOC130886493 gene encoding protocadherin gamma-A11 isoform X4 produces the protein MANQPQRPDRSALVPLCIFLGTLLTFGAGQMRYSVPEETDKGFFVGNISKDLGLEPWEVAERGVRIVSRGKTQFFALNPRGGSLVTAGRIDREELCDTLPSCLLNLEILVEDTLKIYGVEVEITDINDNAPSFREEEVEIKVSEQASPGSRFPLPNARDPDAGMNSLQRYQLSPSSYFSLQVRGGTDGDKNPELVLEEGLDREKEASHHLLLTALDGGDPIRKGTVPVRVVVLDVNDHTPKFTQSVYRVSVPESLSSGTRVLVVNATDPDEGINGEVRYSFRKVKSKASEIFQLNPQTGEVLVGKPLDFEKYRFYEMEVQGQDGGGLLSTAKLLITVVDVNDNTPEITVTSSINSVMENSPSGTVIALLNVQDQDSGENGQVTCFISSGLPFKLEKTYGNYYKLITNSELDREQVESYNITLIAKDQGSPPLSTETHLLLKVADANDNPPVFTHPSYSAYIPENNPRGSSIFSVTAVDRDSRENAQVTYSLAEDTIQGSPLSSYVSINADTGVLYALQSFDYEQFQTLQLGVTASDSGDPPLSSNISLTLYVLDQNDNTPEILYPSLPTDGSTGVELAPRSAEPGYLVTKVVAVDRDSGQNAWLSYRLLKASEPGLFSVGLHTGEVRTARILMDKDALKQSLVVTVQDHGQPPLSATVRLTVAVADSIPEVLENLVSLETPANPDESGLTLYLVVAITAVSCIFLIFVMVLLALRLRRWHSSHLLQATSGLAGMPPSHFVGVDGVRAFLQTYSHEVSLTADSRKSHLIFPQPNYADTLISQESCGKSEPLLIAEDSATILGKCDPTDIQQAPPNTDWRFSQAQRPGTSGSQNGDETGTWPNNQFDTEMLQAMILASASEAADGSSTLGGGAGTMGLSARYGPQFTLQHVPDYRQNVYIPGSNATLTNAAGKRDGKAPAGGNGNKKKSGKKEKK
- the LOC130886493 gene encoding protocadherin gamma-B7 isoform X5 — its product is MGGSCAHRRRPSRPQVLFTLLLPLFCPALAKPVRYSIPEELDRGSVVGNLAKDLGLSVLEVLARKLRVSAEKLHFSVDAESGDLLVKDRIDREQICKGGRSCELQLEAVLENPLNIFHVVVEVEDVNDHAPQFSKDEINLEIIESVSPGMRTILESAKDPDIGVNSLSNYQLSPNEYFSLLVKDNPDGSKYPELELQKTLDRETESTHHLVLTAVDGGDPPRSGTTQLRIRVVDANDNPPVFSQDVYRVRLREDVPPGTAILRLRAIDQDEGSNAEFMYSFLGVANKAQQHEFSLDPITGDIVTRQPLDFEEVETYTIDVEVKDRGSLSSQCKVIIEVLDENDNSPEIIIASLSDQILEDSPSGTVVALFKVRDRDSGENAEVTCNLSGNSPFKIHSSSNNYYKLVTDSILDREQTPGYNITITATDRGKPPLSSSTTITLHVADVNDNAPVFQKPAYLVNVPENNQPGTSITQVKAWDPDLGPNGLVSYSIIASDLDPKALSSFVSVNQESGVVFAQRAFDHEQMRSFQLTLQARDQGLPALSANVSMRVLVGDCNDNAPRVLYPALEPDGSALFDMVPRAAEPGYLVTKVVAVDADSGHNAWLSYHVLQASDPGLFSLGLRTGEVRTARALGDKDAARQRLLVAVRDGGQPPLSATATLLLVFADSLQEALPDLVDHPSPSDSQSELQFYLVVALALISVLFLLAIILAIALRLRQSSSPSTTGCLGSVLGSKSPPVLPPNYSEGTLPYAYNLCMPGDQAKPDFNFLTSVGDYPAAQDILNKDSSSALLASILTPSVEADEKTFNQQAPPNTDWRFSQAQRPGTSGSQNGDETGTWPNNQFDTEMLQAMILASASEAADGSSTLGGGAGTMGLSARYGPQFTLQHVPDYRQNVYIPGSNATLTNAAGKRDGKAPAGGNGNKKKSGKKEKK